The stretch of DNA ATAACAGGCATTTTTCCGCTAGGACAATAATTAGCATTCAACATTGTTTTTGCTATTCTTGAAGATTCACGAGAGATATTTTCAATATCTAAATTTTTAAAAAATTCAAATCCTGATGAGGCTCCAGGACTCATACGACCTGTCTGCATCTCTCCATTTGCTTCAGCTATACTTTCTATTGAAATTCTTCCTCTAACTCTTTCATCAGTTACAAAACTTCCTTCACTATTTGCAATTAAAATATTTTGCTTAACATCAGCATAGGAAACTCTTACTTGAGAAATTATACTATCATAATTTTTTGCACTATTACAAGCTATTTTCATTAAATCAATTTTTTCATTTTTTGAGATTGTTTCGGGAAAAATTTGAATTTTATTAATATTTTCAATATCTTGTTTTATAAGATTTAAAGTTATATCTTCTTTAGTTCCCTTTACAGCTTGAGCTATTTTTTTAGTAGTTTTTAAAAGATTTTCTTCCTCCATATCATTTGTAAAACCATATACAGAAAATAAACCTTTAAAAATTCTAATTCCTACTCCAAAATCTCTTCCAGAAATTGTAGATTCTAATTTTCCATCAATCATAAAAAAACTATTATTATTTTTTTTCTCTATAAAAATTTCAGCAAAGTCTCCACCAGTAGATAAAGCTTCATTTAAAATTTTTTCAATAAGACTTTTACTAAGCATATTACCTCCAAAGTAAAATAAATATAAATTTATTATATCATAAAATAATCTAAAAAATCTTAAATTTCATAAAAAGGATATTGATTTTTTTATATATTTATAAACAAAAATTTATTTTAGAAAGAATTATAATTAAAGAAATATAAAAATTAGAAAAAGAAAAATATAAAAAATATTATTTTTTATAAAAATATTATATAATTAAAAAAATAAAAATATTGGAGGATAGAATCATGAAAGAAAAAATAAATTTTCGTTTTGCAGAAGAAAAAGATACAGAATTAATACTAAAATATATTATAGAATTAGCTAGTTATGAAAAGTTAGAGCGTGAAGTAGTGGCAACTAAAGAGCTGTTAAAGAAATGGATATTTGAAGAAAAAAAGGCAGAGGTAATTTTTCCAATAGTAGATAATAAAGAGATAGGATTTGCACTTTTCTTTCATAATTTTTCAACTTTTTTAGGAAAGGCAGGTATATATCTTGAAGATTTATATATAATTCCTCAATATAGAGGAAAGGGTTATGGAAAAGCACTTTTAAAAGAATTAGCCAAAATAACTGTTGAGAGAGGTTGTGGAAGATTAGAATGGTGGTGTTTAGATTGGAATAAACCAAGTATAGATTTTTATTTATCTCTAGGAGCAGAACCAATGAAAGAATGGACTGTATATAGATTAGCAGGTGATACCTTAGAAAAAATGGCTAAATAGTGATGTAAAGAGATAAGACTAAAGTTTAGATTTTATTATATAAAAGGTTTAAAATTATAGAATATAGACTAAATATATTAGAAATTATTTTTTTAATAATAATAAAAATGGGTAATTAAAAAGTAGAGTAAAAAAATCACTCTTAAAATTAAGGGTATATACCTTAGATTAAAAAAGAGTGATTTTTCTTTATAATTAATAGGTTATAGATTGAATAATTATTTTAAGAAGTTAAAACTTCTATTTTTCTAGAAAAAAATATTTTTCACCAGCCAAAAATTTTTATAACAAAAAATACTTTTTCAATAGAATTATATCATTTTATTTTTTTCTTGTAAAATTAATTAAAAAATTAATTTACTTAAAGGGATTTTAGGGACATAATTATGTCTTTTTTCAACATCTCGATAATAATTAGTATTTCCATCAGTAGCTTCAACAACTGTAGCAATTTCAAAAGGTTTTCCTAAAGCTATAAGAATTTCACAATTATAATTTTCAGGAATATTTAATAAGTTATGAACAGATTTTTTATCAAATGAAGCAAGAATACAACCACCATATCCCATATTAACAGCTGTAAGTAAAATATTTTGAGCTGCAAGTCCCATATCAAAATAATTTAAATTTATATTTAAAGGAGTGTCGTTAGGTAAACACATTACAATATAAGCTACAGGAGATTCTTCTACAGAAGGATTCCAATCAGGAAGAGCTCCAGCCCATCTTGTAAGAGGAAATATTTTATCACATATATTTTCATTTTCAACTAAGGCATATCTAATGTTTTGAGAATTCTTCGCACTAGCAGCCAATCTAGCATTTTCAATCATCATTAAAAGTTCTGTTTTACTAATCTTATCATTAGTAAAAGTTCTGTAAGACCTATTTTTTAAAAAAATATCTTTTTCCATTGAAGTAACCTCCTAAGTATTTTAAAGTTGTATTGTGTTAATACAAAATTTAGTCTAAATATATATTATTTTAGTCTAAAATATAAAAAAATAAATAAAATTATAAAAAATAAAAAAATATGATAAAATATTAAATGGAGGGAAATTATGAAACGAACAATAGAAGAAATTTTAAATGCAATTACTCACTATATTGGAGCTATTTTATCTTTAATTGGTCTAATATTTATAATCTTTCATTCAATAGAAACTAAAGAAATTGGTTATACTTTAGGTTGTATAATTTTTGGAATTGCCTTAATTTTTTTATATTCAATGTCTGGGACTTATCATATATTAATAAATGAAGATTTAAAAAAATTTTTTAGAAAATTGGACCATATTGGAATTTATTTTTTAATTTCAGCTTCATATACTCCATATATTTTTACTGTTTTAGACGGAAAAACTAAATGGATAGTTTTTATAGCTCAATGGACATGTACTATGTTTGGAGTAATTTATAAAATTTATTTTACAGGAAAAATGAGATTATTATCAACTATTATTTATTTAATAATGGGTTGGATGGTTATATTTGTTTTCAAAGATATAAAATCAGCTTTAAGTGCTGTATCATTTAATTGTTTATTGGTTGGAGGAATAGTTTATTCTGTTGGAACAATTTTTTATATGATGAAAAAGTTAAAATATAGCCATGTTATTTGGCATATTTTTGTAATTTTTGGTAGTTTTTTTAATTATCTTTCAATATATTATATAGCAGATAAAATTTAACATGGAGGTAATATGAATTTTTATATAAAATTAATAATAAAGATTTTAGAAAGAAGTATGTCGGGACAAGATTCTGAAATTTTGAGAAAATTAAAAAGTGGAATAGATTTAACAACTGAGGATAAAAAAGAATTAGAAGAAATGATAGATAATTTATAGGAAGGAGAAGAATATGGCAATAAAATTTGTTACAGACTTTAATAAGGAAGCCGTATTTTATAAAGATAAGGAATTTACATATAAAGATTTGATAAAAGAAGCAAAATATATCTCATCTTTATTAGGAATAGAGAAAGGTGATAAAGTTGTAAACTTTATGGAAAATAGACCTGAATTTATTTGTAGTTTTTTTGGAGTTTGGAATAGTAAGGGAATTCCTATAAATATAGATGCAGGTTATGATTCAGAAGAGTTAGAATATATTTTAACTGATGCAGACCCTAAAATTATAGTAACATCTAATAAAAATTTAAAAGTAGCCCAAAAGGCTGTGGAACTTTCAGGAAAAAATATAAGAATAATAAATAGTGATGAAATAAAAGTTCCAGAAGATTTTCAAGTAGATGAGTATGTAATTTATTCTCCAGAACTTGAAGATATAGGAGTTTTATTATATACTTCTGGAACTACAGGAAAACCTAAAGGGGTTGTACTTACAGTTGATAATTTAATGTCTAATGTGGATGCTATCACAGAGATAAAGATGGGAACACCAAAGGATAGATTATTAGCTTTATTACCATATCATCATGTATTACCACTTTCTATAAATTTGTTGATGGCAATTCATATAGGAACTTTAATAGTTTTAATAGATGAACTTTCAGCTTCAGCTATTTTAGGAGCCTTACAAAAATATAAAATAACAATTGTTGTAGGAGTTCCAAGACTTTGGGAAATGATACATAAAGGACTTATGAATAAAATAAAAAGTAGTAAGATAGCTACAATGTTATTTAATTTATGTAAAAAAATAAATAATAGAACTTTTAGTAGAATTGTATTTAAAAAAGTCCATGAAACTCTTGGAGGACATATAAGATTTTTAGTTTCAGGTGGGGCAAAATTAGAAGCTGGGATAATGGATGATTTCAAAGTTTTAGGAATAAAGGTTTTAGAAGGATATGGTCTTACAGAAACTTCTCCAATCATAGCTTTTAATAGAGAAGATGATGTAAAAATAGGAACAGTTGGAAAAGTTATTCCTGGAGTAGAAGTAAAAATTGCTGATGATGGTGAATTAGTAGTTAGAGGAAGAAATGTTCTTAAGGAATATTATAATAAACCAGAAGCAACAAAAGAGGCAAAAGATTCTGAGGGTTGGTTTCATACAGGAGATTTAGGAAAAATTGAAGATGGATATATAAGTATAATTGGAAGAAAGAAAGAGATGATAGTTTTATCAAATGGTAAAAATATAAATCCTGTTGATATTGAAAATGAAATTGTTAGAGGAACAGATTTAATAAAAGAAATAGCAGTAGTAGAATATAATAATCATTTATTAGCTTTGGTATATCCTGATTTTAATTTAATAAAAGAAAGAAATATTGTCAATATAACAGAAACTTTAAAATGGGAAATAATAGATTCATACAATGTTAATGCACCAACTTATAGAAAAATATTAGAAATTAAAATTGTAAAAGATGAATTACCAAAAACTAAACTTGGAAAATTAAGAAGATTTATGTTAAAAGATGTTTTAGCAAGTTTAGAAAAAGGTAATATAGAAAAAGAAGAAACTATTGAAAAAGACCCAGAGGAAGATACTTTAGAATTTAAAACTTTATCAGAATATATAAAAGATGAAAAGGGAGAAAATATTCGTCCTAATTCACATATTGAGATTGATTTAGGTTTAGATTCTTTGGATATAATTCAAATGAATTCATTTATTGAAAAAACTTTTGGATTTAAAATAAAAGAAGAGGAAGCTGTTGATTTAAAAGTAATAAAAGATATATGTGAATATATTAGAAAAAATAGTAGTACATATCATATAGAAAAAATGAATTGGGGAGAAATATTTAAAGAAGACATAGATTATCAATTACCAAATCATAAAGCTATATGGTTTATAAAACTTATATTTACTCCAGTTTTAAATTTGTATTTAAGATTAAGAATAAAAGGTAGAGAAAAATTATCTAATGATACAAGAATAATTATATGTAATCATGAAAGTTTTATAGATGCTTTTGCTGTTCAAAAATTATTTAAAGGAGAACAAATAAAAAATACTTATTATTTTGCTATAAAAAAACATTTTGATAAACCTGTATTGAGATTTTTTGCAAATCATGGAAATATAATTTTAATGGATTTAAATCAAAATTTAAAAGAAAGCTTACAAATTTCAGCTAAAGTATTAAAATCTAAGAAAAATTTAGTAATATTCCCAGAGGGAGCAAGAACAAGAAATGGTAAGATTCAAGATTTTAAAAAATTCTTTGCAATATTGTCAAAAGAATTAAATATTCCTGTAACCGTTTTAGGAATAAAGGGAGCTTATGAGTCAATGCCATATGGAAGTACTTTTCCAAAACCTGGTAAAGTAGAGGTTGAAGTATTAGGAGAAGTATATCCAGATGATTTACCTGTGGATAAAATCGTTGAAAATTCTAGAAATTTAATAATAGAGTGGCAGAATAAAGATAGAAAATAACTTGACAAAAGTACTTAAATAATATATAATTGTTCCATGCAGTACAGATTTAAGTAAAGTATAGATTCTGAAATAGGGGTATCAATATAAAATACTGAAGTTTCAAAACTAGTCTTTTTAAGTCTATGCAAAAGTATTTTATGGAGGTATCACAATGAACAAAGGAACAGTAAAATGGTTTAATGCAGAAAAAGGATTCGGATTTATCACTTCTGAAGAAGGAAAAGATTTATTCGTACACTATTCTGAAATTAAAAAAGAAGGATTTAAAACTTTAGAAGAGGGACAAAAAGTATCTTTTGATGTTAAAGAAGGACAAAAAGGACCTCAAGCTGCTAACGTAGAAATCCTTGGATAATTAAAGAGATTTTTAAAGCCCACTCTTATGAGTGGGCTTTTTTGTATATAGATTTGGAGAAAAAATGAGATTAAAGAGAGAGTTTTATACAAGAGATACAATAACAGTTGCTAAAGAATTACTAGGTAAAATTATTGTAAAAAAAAGAGATGATGGAGAAATTTTTAGTGGTAGAATAGTTGAAGTAGAAGCATATTTAGGAATAAAAGATAAAGCAAGTCATT from Fusobacterium perfoetens ATCC 29250 encodes:
- a CDS encoding TldD/PmbA family protein — encoded protein: MLSKSLIEKILNEALSTGGDFAEIFIEKKNNNSFFMIDGKLESTISGRDFGVGIRIFKGLFSVYGFTNDMEEENLLKTTKKIAQAVKGTKEDITLNLIKQDIENINKIQIFPETISKNEKIDLMKIACNSAKNYDSIISQVRVSYADVKQNILIANSEGSFVTDERVRGRISIESIAEANGEMQTGRMSPGASSGFEFFKNLDIENISRESSRIAKTMLNANYCPSGKMPVILDNGFGGVIFHEACGHSLEASSVSKGNSIFANKMGKLIANPLVSAVDDGTIPNEWGSITIDDEGTPSQRNLLIENGILKGYMIDKLNGRRMNKNSTGSGRRESYKYAPTSRMTNTFILPGKSSFNDIIRNTEKGIYAKYMGGGSVNPTTGDFNFAVMEGYIIENGEIKEPVRGATLIGNGGEVLKKIDMVGNNLSYGQGMCGASSGSIPTNVGQPTIRISEITVGGRK
- a CDS encoding GNAT family N-acetyltransferase; this translates as MKEKINFRFAEEKDTELILKYIIELASYEKLEREVVATKELLKKWIFEEKKAEVIFPIVDNKEIGFALFFHNFSTFLGKAGIYLEDLYIIPQYRGKGYGKALLKELAKITVERGCGRLEWWCLDWNKPSIDFYLSLGAEPMKEWTVYRLAGDTLEKMAK
- a CDS encoding nitroreductase family protein, with the translated sequence MEKDIFLKNRSYRTFTNDKISKTELLMMIENARLAASAKNSQNIRYALVENENICDKIFPLTRWAGALPDWNPSVEESPVAYIVMCLPNDTPLNINLNYFDMGLAAQNILLTAVNMGYGGCILASFDKKSVHNLLNIPENYNCEILIALGKPFEIATVVEATDGNTNYYRDVEKRHNYVPKIPLSKLIF
- the trhA gene encoding PAQR family membrane homeostasis protein TrhA, translating into MKRTIEEILNAITHYIGAILSLIGLIFIIFHSIETKEIGYTLGCIIFGIALIFLYSMSGTYHILINEDLKKFFRKLDHIGIYFLISASYTPYIFTVLDGKTKWIVFIAQWTCTMFGVIYKIYFTGKMRLLSTIIYLIMGWMVIFVFKDIKSALSAVSFNCLLVGGIVYSVGTIFYMMKKLKYSHVIWHIFVIFGSFFNYLSIYYIADKI
- a CDS encoding AMP-binding protein, translated to MAIKFVTDFNKEAVFYKDKEFTYKDLIKEAKYISSLLGIEKGDKVVNFMENRPEFICSFFGVWNSKGIPINIDAGYDSEELEYILTDADPKIIVTSNKNLKVAQKAVELSGKNIRIINSDEIKVPEDFQVDEYVIYSPELEDIGVLLYTSGTTGKPKGVVLTVDNLMSNVDAITEIKMGTPKDRLLALLPYHHVLPLSINLLMAIHIGTLIVLIDELSASAILGALQKYKITIVVGVPRLWEMIHKGLMNKIKSSKIATMLFNLCKKINNRTFSRIVFKKVHETLGGHIRFLVSGGAKLEAGIMDDFKVLGIKVLEGYGLTETSPIIAFNREDDVKIGTVGKVIPGVEVKIADDGELVVRGRNVLKEYYNKPEATKEAKDSEGWFHTGDLGKIEDGYISIIGRKKEMIVLSNGKNINPVDIENEIVRGTDLIKEIAVVEYNNHLLALVYPDFNLIKERNIVNITETLKWEIIDSYNVNAPTYRKILEIKIVKDELPKTKLGKLRRFMLKDVLASLEKGNIEKEETIEKDPEEDTLEFKTLSEYIKDEKGENIRPNSHIEIDLGLDSLDIIQMNSFIEKTFGFKIKEEEAVDLKVIKDICEYIRKNSSTYHIEKMNWGEIFKEDIDYQLPNHKAIWFIKLIFTPVLNLYLRLRIKGREKLSNDTRIIICNHESFIDAFAVQKLFKGEQIKNTYYFAIKKHFDKPVLRFFANHGNIILMDLNQNLKESLQISAKVLKSKKNLVIFPEGARTRNGKIQDFKKFFAILSKELNIPVTVLGIKGAYESMPYGSTFPKPGKVEVEVLGEVYPDDLPVDKIVENSRNLIIEWQNKDRK
- a CDS encoding cold-shock protein, whose amino-acid sequence is MNKGTVKWFNAEKGFGFITSEEGKDLFVHYSEIKKEGFKTLEEGQKVSFDVKEGQKGPQAANVEILG